The Paenibacillus sophorae genome has a segment encoding these proteins:
- the thiH gene encoding 2-iminoacetate synthase ThiH translates to MSFYESLMILERIPFKELWQKYTREDVMRALAKEKLDKEDLLALLSPAAGQHLEEMARKAQRITRSHFGHAVQLFTPMYVADYCVNHCTYCSFSAIHDFPRKKLTLEEVEAEAAAIASTGLRHILLLTGESRKDSPVGYVKDCVKVLRKYFSSISIEVNPLSMEEYKELADAGVDGLTLFQEVYHQETYSKLHVKGPKRNFRARLDAPERGCQAGFRSVNIGALLGLYDWRQEAFMTAMHASYLQDRYPGCEISLSPPRFRPYLGSFNPESDVTDRALVQIILAYRLFLPRSGITLSTREPAELRDRLVHLGVTKMSAGVSTEVGGHTSDGGTPQFEISDSRSVPEIRDMLYSSGLQPVFKDWDILAESSMR, encoded by the coding sequence TTGAGCTTTTATGAGTCACTGATGATCTTGGAGCGTATTCCCTTTAAGGAATTGTGGCAGAAGTACACGAGGGAAGATGTCATGCGGGCGCTGGCCAAGGAGAAGCTGGACAAGGAAGATCTGCTTGCCCTGCTGTCACCGGCGGCCGGCCAGCATTTGGAAGAAATGGCGCGGAAGGCGCAGCGCATCACCCGCTCGCATTTCGGCCATGCCGTTCAGCTGTTCACACCAATGTATGTGGCGGATTATTGCGTCAACCACTGTACGTACTGCAGCTTTAGCGCCATTCATGATTTTCCGCGCAAGAAGCTGACGCTGGAAGAAGTTGAAGCGGAAGCGGCAGCAATTGCCTCTACGGGACTACGCCATATTCTGCTGCTGACGGGGGAATCGCGAAAGGACTCTCCGGTCGGTTACGTTAAAGATTGCGTAAAGGTGCTCCGAAAGTATTTCTCTTCCATCAGCATCGAGGTCAATCCGCTGTCGATGGAGGAATACAAGGAATTGGCCGATGCGGGTGTGGACGGTTTGACTCTATTCCAGGAGGTCTACCACCAGGAGACGTACAGCAAGCTGCATGTCAAAGGACCGAAGCGTAATTTCAGGGCCCGGCTTGATGCTCCTGAACGTGGCTGTCAGGCGGGCTTCCGCTCCGTCAACATCGGCGCGCTGCTCGGTTTGTACGATTGGCGGCAGGAAGCGTTCATGACGGCGATGCACGCAAGTTATCTTCAGGACCGTTATCCCGGCTGTGAGATCAGCCTGTCTCCGCCGCGTTTCCGTCCCTATCTCGGAAGCTTTAACCCCGAATCGGACGTGACCGACCGCGCGCTGGTACAGATTATACTGGCTTACCGGCTGTTCCTGCCCCGTTCCGGCATTACTTTGTCCACAAGAGAACCCGCTGAATTGCGGGACCGCCTTGTGCACTTGGGGGTAACCAAAATGTCGGCAGGCGTCTCGACTGAGGTAGGCGGGCATACCAGTGACGGCGGAACGCCGCAGTTTGAAATTTCCGATAGCCGAAGCGTGCCGGAAATCAGAGATATGCTGTACAGCAGCGGGCTTCAGCCGGTGTTCAAGGATTGGGATATTCTTGCCGAAAGCTCCATGCGCTGA
- the phoU gene encoding phosphate signaling complex protein PhoU encodes MIRRVELDKNLDELRNLLRQMAEHVIDALEGAVLSLQKLDTSRAQEIVQADVHLNEMEEKIMDIGSRLIVTQQPVAKDLRRIIVAFRISSDLERMGDLALDVAKVTLRIQGQDLIKPLVDIPRMAEIVTLMTSEAITAYLDENTDLAHKMAMDDDQVDHLYSSMINDLYTYMIEKPEAVSQAMLLTLVGRYIERIADHATNIGESVVYLVTGKRPDLNM; translated from the coding sequence ATGATTCGAAGAGTGGAATTGGACAAAAATCTTGACGAACTGCGAAATCTGCTGCGGCAGATGGCTGAGCATGTCATTGACGCGCTCGAAGGAGCGGTGCTTTCCTTGCAGAAGCTTGATACGTCCAGAGCACAGGAAATTGTGCAAGCTGACGTTCATCTTAATGAAATGGAAGAAAAGATTATGGATATCGGTTCGCGCCTAATCGTAACGCAGCAGCCGGTAGCCAAAGATTTACGCAGAATTATCGTTGCTTTTAGAATATCGAGCGATCTCGAGCGGATGGGCGATTTGGCGCTGGACGTTGCTAAGGTTACTCTCCGCATCCAAGGCCAGGATCTGATCAAGCCGCTGGTTGACATTCCCCGGATGGCTGAAATTGTAACGCTCATGACCAGTGAAGCAATTACAGCCTATCTGGACGAGAATACCGATCTGGCGCATAAAATGGCAATGGACGATGATCAGGTCGATCATTTGTACAGCTCTATGATCAACGATTTGTATACCTATATGATCGAGAAGCCCGAGGCGGTCTCCCAAGCGATGCTGCTTACGCTGGTTGGCCGGTACATTGAGCGGATTGCCGACCATGCAACCAACATCGGTGAAAGCGTCGTTTATTTGGTAACGGGTAAACGTCCGGATTTAAATATGTAG
- the pnpS gene encoding two-component system histidine kinase PnpS, translating into MKPFRVRLSLILMTLIGISMIGTGFTMAHLFRDSHVAALEDHMSREINLLVGTMEFRDMNAANAINYYTGQAQSIGKLTNSRVTFITQEGKVIGDSERNPQLMDNHSNREEEIIAAKDGIGRAIRYSDTLRQDMLYVAQKVSSQNGNFNGYIRLSLSLDLVEQGVNRAWTIMAGGLVLLFIAAAIVSYRVSLSLTSPLEQITRVARRITDLDYDARVSLKRRDEIGQLATAINVMADSLQTQLRTIRDNENLLQSVLDNMTGGILLVNERGKIALLNKAAEKMLDVNAEDLVGRSFRELKRHYELTRILEDGLFRREPVHEERSFYNSGERIMRLDGVPMTQDDSYQGMLFLLQEVTEIRRLERMRSEFVANVSHELKTPVAAVKGFAETLLGGGVKDEKTANSFLQIIYDENERLNRLIADILELSKIESKRVQLECSPVHLATFFDSLLETMSKVAEKKSISLSAEVPEELFIEADEDKLRQIFLNLLSNAISYTHEGGNVKVRAINRQKKDGTETVVFTVTDTGIGIPRKDLPRIFERFYRVDKARSRSSGGTGLGLSIVKHLMDLHHGAISVESDLGIGSTFILELPLLQEYEI; encoded by the coding sequence ATGAAACCATTTCGAGTCCGTCTTTCGTTAATTTTAATGACTTTGATCGGAATTTCCATGATTGGAACGGGCTTCACGATGGCGCATCTGTTCAGGGATTCCCATGTTGCAGCGCTTGAAGATCATATGTCCCGGGAAATAAATCTGCTGGTGGGCACGATGGAATTCCGCGATATGAACGCCGCCAATGCGATTAATTATTATACCGGACAGGCCCAAAGTATTGGTAAACTCACGAATTCGAGGGTTACCTTTATTACACAAGAGGGAAAAGTGATTGGCGATTCGGAGAGAAATCCGCAGCTAATGGACAATCACTCCAATCGTGAAGAAGAGATTATCGCCGCTAAGGACGGGATTGGCCGGGCAATCCGCTACAGTGACACGTTGAGGCAGGATATGCTTTATGTTGCCCAGAAGGTGTCGTCACAGAACGGAAACTTCAACGGATATATCCGCCTGTCTCTGTCCCTTGACCTTGTCGAACAAGGAGTGAACAGGGCCTGGACAATTATGGCCGGAGGACTTGTACTGCTGTTCATTGCGGCTGCTATTGTCAGCTATCGCGTCTCCCTCAGCCTCACATCACCACTGGAGCAGATTACCCGTGTGGCCCGCCGGATCACCGATCTTGATTATGACGCTCGGGTATCCCTGAAGCGAAGGGATGAAATCGGCCAGCTCGCCACCGCGATCAACGTGATGGCGGATAGTCTGCAGACCCAGCTTCGAACGATACGCGATAATGAGAACCTGCTGCAAAGCGTGCTTGATAATATGACCGGCGGCATCTTGCTGGTGAATGAGCGGGGAAAAATCGCCCTGCTCAACAAGGCGGCTGAGAAAATGCTGGACGTGAACGCGGAAGACTTGGTCGGCCGCTCCTTCCGTGAACTGAAGCGCCACTATGAGCTGACCCGGATTTTGGAAGATGGATTATTCCGCCGGGAGCCGGTGCATGAGGAGCGGAGCTTTTACAATTCGGGAGAACGGATTATGCGCTTGGACGGGGTGCCGATGACTCAGGACGATTCTTACCAAGGCATGCTGTTCCTGCTTCAAGAGGTAACGGAAATCCGGAGGCTGGAGAGAATGCGCAGCGAGTTCGTTGCCAATGTCTCGCATGAGCTCAAGACGCCGGTTGCGGCGGTCAAGGGATTCGCGGAGACGCTGCTCGGAGGCGGAGTGAAAGATGAGAAGACGGCGAACTCATTTTTACAAATTATTTATGACGAGAATGAAAGGCTGAACCGCCTGATCGCCGATATTTTGGAATTGTCCAAAATCGAGTCCAAACGAGTCCAGTTGGAATGTTCTCCGGTTCACCTGGCTACCTTCTTCGATTCGCTGCTTGAAACGATGAGTAAGGTAGCGGAGAAAAAAAGCATCAGCCTAAGCGCAGAGGTGCCTGAAGAGCTCTTCATTGAAGCCGATGAGGACAAGCTGCGGCAGATTTTCCTCAACCTGCTTTCCAATGCAATCAGTTATACACATGAAGGCGGCAACGTCAAGGTAAGAGCGATTAACCGGCAGAAAAAAGACGGAACGGAAACGGTTGTATTCACCGTCACGGACACCGGGATCGGAATCCCGCGCAAAGACCTGCCGCGTATTTTCGAACGGTTCTATCGGGTGGACAAAGCGAGGTCGCGAAGCTCGGGCGGAACCGGCCTCGGGTTGTCGATTGTCAAGCATCTAATGGATCTGCACCACGGCGCTATTTCCGTGGAAAGTGATCTCGGTATCGGAAGCACTTTCATTCTGGAGCTGCCGCTGCTGCAGGAGTATGAAATTTGA
- a CDS encoding thiazole synthase yields MQDALHIGGKALSSRLFIGTGKYSRNTLIPEVIARSGSEVITVALRRVDPSSREENILSHIPQQMTLLPNTSGARTAEEAVRIARLARAAGMGNWVKIEVINDQRYLLPDNLETIRATEILAAEGFIVLPYMSPDLSAAFRLRDAGAAAVMPLGAPIGSNRGLRTKELISILIEEAGLPVIVDAGIGRPSEAAEAMEMGAAAVLLNTAIATARDPLGMAEAFRGAVAAGRQAYLAGLGPIQQEAEASSPLTGFLNV; encoded by the coding sequence ATGCAGGATGCATTACATATCGGGGGCAAAGCCCTGTCCAGCCGTCTGTTCATCGGAACCGGCAAATACAGCCGCAACACGCTGATTCCGGAGGTAATCGCCCGTTCAGGCTCCGAAGTAATCACAGTGGCGCTTCGTAGAGTCGATCCCTCTTCGCGGGAGGAGAACATTCTAAGCCATATTCCGCAGCAGATGACCCTTCTGCCCAATACTTCCGGCGCACGCACCGCAGAAGAAGCCGTGCGTATCGCCCGCTTGGCCAGAGCGGCAGGGATGGGGAACTGGGTGAAGATCGAAGTCATTAACGACCAGAGATATTTGCTGCCGGATAATCTGGAGACGATCCGTGCTACGGAAATTCTGGCTGCCGAAGGCTTCATCGTCCTTCCCTACATGAGCCCGGATCTGTCTGCGGCTTTCCGGCTGAGAGACGCGGGAGCAGCGGCGGTGATGCCGCTGGGGGCGCCTATCGGAAGCAACCGCGGCTTGCGGACGAAGGAGCTGATCTCCATCCTGATTGAAGAGGCCGGCCTGCCGGTCATTGTGGATGCCGGAATCGGCCGTCCGTCGGAGGCAGCGGAAGCGATGGAGATGGGCGCGGCCGCCGTGCTGCTGAATACGGCGATTGCCACAGCCCGTGATCCGCTCGGCATGGCGGAAGCTTTTCGCGGCGCGGTTGCAGCCGGCCGGCAGGCGTATCTGGCCGGGCTGGGCCCGATTCAGCAGGAGGCGGAAGCTTCTTCGCCTTTGACCGGTTTCTTGAACGTATAG
- a CDS encoding methyl-accepting chemotaxis protein, protein MGSLTTVEEERGKLSGGGTDISADSAAKDKLTIKRQEIGRNEHLLRQKRKAAQTGVLSLDAVHPAPARPDASRTQAPQSAATAEFAREAGNEMGDETCVITKERETPLPMDSDGKEAASARPSAISLTDYCICVPEIDLHLDCLETLAVFRDNLSAPCLVVKGEADRPAGLLMRDYFHRQLSGRFSAELFYSRPAYSFADKDALVVESSASPSELITRALRRKEEQFYDCVIVIENGKLKGVLTVRDLMALSGRLQERAEEERRLAVEGSCVHVGEMESSLQEAASAAETARAECSRMEQWIDAGSGKLGHVHTSYLRVEERISEQRSQVEELLKNVTEIASLTGEIDGIAATSELLALNASIEAAHAGVHGRGFQVVADEVKNLARHTRLLTASISSLLGAIGDQAARTAELTGAAAGDIGGSAEEIAAAKRLFSSLQTAVSTVEKADEAACRLVRQSADRALEVKGRLLAMSDFTER, encoded by the coding sequence TTGGGTTCACTCACAACGGTTGAGGAAGAGAGAGGCAAGCTGAGCGGAGGAGGGACGGACATAAGTGCCGATTCGGCGGCAAAAGACAAGCTTACAATAAAACGCCAGGAAATCGGACGGAATGAACATCTGCTCAGGCAAAAAAGAAAGGCGGCGCAGACGGGTGTTTTGTCACTAGACGCAGTGCATCCAGCTCCGGCGCGGCCGGATGCTTCACGGACCCAAGCCCCACAGTCCGCGGCAACGGCGGAGTTTGCAAGGGAGGCGGGAAATGAAATGGGAGATGAGACTTGCGTTATAACGAAAGAGCGTGAGACTCCCTTGCCAATGGACTCGGACGGCAAGGAGGCGGCGTCAGCCCGGCCTTCCGCCATATCGCTTACGGATTACTGCATCTGCGTTCCAGAGATTGACCTGCATCTTGACTGCCTTGAGACGCTGGCTGTATTTCGCGACAACTTGAGTGCTCCATGCCTTGTCGTCAAGGGCGAAGCAGATCGCCCTGCCGGCCTTCTAATGCGGGATTATTTTCACCGCCAGCTGTCAGGCAGATTCTCAGCAGAGTTATTCTATTCACGTCCGGCATACAGCTTTGCCGATAAAGATGCGCTTGTGGTGGAGTCTTCGGCCTCGCCTTCCGAACTGATCACTAGGGCCTTGCGGCGTAAGGAAGAACAATTCTACGATTGCGTTATCGTCATCGAGAATGGAAAGCTGAAGGGCGTATTGACGGTGAGAGATCTGATGGCGCTCTCCGGACGGCTTCAGGAGCGGGCTGAAGAGGAGCGCCGCCTTGCCGTAGAAGGAAGCTGCGTCCATGTCGGTGAGATGGAGTCTTCGCTGCAGGAAGCCGCGTCTGCCGCCGAAACGGCCCGTGCCGAATGCAGCCGTATGGAGCAGTGGATTGACGCCGGCTCCGGGAAGCTGGGCCATGTACATACTTCGTATTTGCGGGTAGAGGAGCGAATCTCCGAGCAGCGCAGCCAGGTTGAGGAGCTGCTGAAGAATGTGACGGAGATCGCTTCCTTGACGGGAGAGATTGATGGGATTGCCGCAACCAGCGAACTGCTTGCGCTGAACGCGTCCATTGAGGCCGCCCATGCTGGCGTACATGGTAGGGGCTTTCAAGTCGTGGCTGACGAGGTGAAAAACCTTGCCCGTCATACCCGCCTGCTGACGGCAAGTATTTCTTCGCTGCTTGGAGCTATTGGGGATCAGGCCGCCCGTACCGCTGAGCTCACTGGAGCCGCTGCCGGCGATATTGGCGGCAGCGCGGAAGAAATAGCGGCCGCGAAGCGGCTCTTCTCAAGCCTCCAAACCGCAGTTTCCACAGTGGAGAAGGCGGACGAAGCAGCCTGCCGGCTGGTACGGCAGAGTGCAGACCGGGCTTTGGAGGTCAAGGGAAGGCTGCTCGCGATGAGTGATTTTACAGAGCGTTAA
- a CDS encoding fumarate hydratase produces MRKFEDSVYDLIVETSTNLPGDVRRAIAAGRALEDKDTRSGLALATIAQNIGMAELQVSPICQDTGMPTFVIHTPVGVNQLEMKRDIRKAVVRATRDGKLRPNSVDSLTGGNSGDNLGEGTPVIHFEQWEEEHIDVRLILKGGGCENKNIQYSLPAELEGLGKAGRDLDGIRKCILHAVYQAQGQGCSAGFIGVGIGGDRTSGYELAKKQLFRKVDDRNPIPELRSLENYIMENANKLGIGTMGFGGEVTLFGCKIGVMNRLPASFFVSVAYNCWAFRRQGVVIDTATGDIREWLYERGSGISVGAVAAETSSDVNAAVAEGSGDPVIQSAAAKSTAAVSADTASGPREIRLTTPISEEDIRRLRVGDVVILSGKMHTGRDALHKYLIDHESPVDLDGAVIYHCGPVMLKDEEGWHVKAAGPTTSIREEPYQGDIIKKFGIRAVIGKGGMGAKTLQALHDHGGVYLNAIGGAAQYYAECIKKVNGVDFLEFGIPEAMWHLTMDGFAAIVTMDSHGNSLHADVEKDSAGKLALFREAVFK; encoded by the coding sequence ATGCGGAAGTTCGAAGACAGTGTGTATGATCTGATCGTTGAGACCTCCACCAACTTGCCTGGCGACGTGCGCCGGGCGATAGCTGCGGGACGGGCGCTCGAAGATAAGGATACACGCTCGGGACTGGCCCTTGCTACAATTGCGCAAAATATCGGCATGGCCGAGCTTCAGGTCTCGCCCATATGCCAAGATACGGGCATGCCGACTTTTGTCATACATACGCCGGTAGGCGTGAATCAGCTCGAAATGAAGCGTGATATCCGCAAAGCCGTTGTCCGGGCGACCCGTGACGGCAAGCTGCGGCCGAACTCCGTCGATTCGCTCACCGGCGGGAATAGCGGTGACAATCTGGGCGAAGGCACGCCGGTAATTCATTTTGAGCAGTGGGAAGAAGAGCATATTGATGTGCGGCTCATCCTCAAGGGAGGCGGTTGCGAGAACAAGAACATTCAGTACAGCCTTCCCGCCGAGCTGGAAGGACTGGGCAAAGCCGGACGCGATCTTGACGGTATCCGCAAGTGCATTCTTCATGCTGTCTATCAGGCTCAGGGGCAGGGCTGCAGCGCGGGATTTATCGGAGTAGGGATCGGCGGCGACCGGACTTCCGGATATGAGCTGGCGAAGAAGCAGCTGTTTCGCAAGGTGGATGATAGGAATCCGATCCCGGAACTGCGTAGCCTGGAAAATTATATTATGGAGAATGCCAATAAGCTCGGCATCGGCACCATGGGCTTCGGGGGAGAAGTAACCCTGTTCGGCTGTAAGATTGGGGTGATGAACCGGCTACCAGCGAGCTTCTTCGTTTCTGTCGCCTATAACTGCTGGGCGTTCCGCCGCCAAGGCGTGGTGATCGACACTGCTACCGGCGATATCCGGGAGTGGCTGTATGAGCGGGGCTCCGGCATATCTGTAGGAGCGGTCGCGGCGGAAACGTCCTCGGATGTGAATGCTGCGGTGGCCGAAGGCTCCGGTGACCCGGTCATCCAATCGGCTGCTGCCAAAAGTACTGCTGCGGTTAGCGCAGATACGGCAAGCGGCCCCCGGGAGATCCGGCTGACTACGCCGATTAGCGAGGAAGACATACGCCGCCTGCGTGTCGGCGATGTGGTCATCCTATCGGGTAAAATGCATACCGGCCGCGACGCCCTGCATAAGTATTTAATCGACCATGAGTCTCCGGTTGATCTGGACGGGGCGGTCATCTATCACTGCGGTCCCGTTATGCTTAAAGACGAGGAAGGATGGCATGTGAAGGCGGCCGGCCCGACGACAAGCATTCGCGAGGAGCCGTATCAGGGGGACATCATTAAGAAGTTTGGCATCCGGGCCGTCATCGGCAAGGGCGGCATGGGAGCCAAGACGCTTCAGGCGCTCCATGATCATGGCGGCGTCTATCTGAATGCGATAGGCGGAGCGGCGCAGTATTACGCCGAATGCATCAAGAAGGTGAACGGTGTCGATTTTCTCGAATTCGGCATCCCCGAGGCGATGTGGCATCTGACGATGGACGGATTTGCGGCGATTGTGACCATGGATTCCCACGGGAACAGCTTACATGCTGACGTTGAGAAGGATTCCGCCGGGAAACTTGCTTTATTCCGTGAAGCGGTGTTTAAGTAA
- the pstB gene encoding phosphate ABC transporter ATP-binding protein PstB, protein MKSVIDIEKKTIIDIEKLDLYYESFHALKGMDLQIPEKAVTAFIGPSGCGKSTLLRTLNRMNDMIPGTRIEGKVLVGGKDIYGGDVEVENLRKQVGMVFQQPNPFPKSIYDNVAYGPRLHGKPPKAELDELVEQSLRQAALWDEVKDFLKKSALSLSGGQQQRLCIARALAVQPDILLMDEATSALDPVSTQKIEELVQELRDRYTIVMVTHNMHQAARVSGRTVFFLNGVIVEAADTEQLFSNPKDSRTEDYISGRFG, encoded by the coding sequence ATGAAGTCCGTCATTGACATAGAGAAGAAGACCATCATTGATATAGAAAAGCTGGATCTCTACTACGAGTCCTTTCATGCGCTTAAAGGCATGGACTTGCAAATTCCGGAGAAGGCGGTTACCGCATTTATCGGGCCGTCAGGCTGCGGCAAATCGACGCTGCTGCGCACCTTGAACCGGATGAACGATATGATTCCGGGAACCCGGATCGAAGGTAAGGTTCTGGTCGGTGGCAAGGATATTTACGGCGGCGATGTCGAGGTTGAGAACTTGCGCAAGCAAGTGGGCATGGTTTTTCAGCAGCCGAATCCTTTCCCGAAATCGATATACGATAATGTTGCTTACGGTCCCCGATTGCATGGCAAGCCTCCCAAAGCCGAGCTAGACGAGCTGGTGGAGCAAAGTCTGCGCCAAGCAGCCCTATGGGACGAAGTCAAGGACTTCCTGAAGAAATCGGCGCTTAGTCTGTCGGGTGGACAGCAGCAGCGGCTGTGTATTGCCAGAGCCCTTGCCGTACAGCCCGATATTCTGCTAATGGACGAAGCAACTTCCGCGCTTGACCCCGTATCGACACAGAAGATTGAAGAGCTTGTTCAGGAACTGCGGGATCGGTATACGATTGTAATGGTTACGCATAATATGCATCAAGCTGCGCGAGTATCAGGCAGAACGGTGTTTTTTCTGAACGGCGTGATTGTCGAGGCGGCGGACACTGAGCAGTTATTCTCGAATCCTAAAGATTCGCGCACCGAAGATTACATTTCCGGCAGATTTGGCTAA
- a CDS encoding ThiF family adenylyltransferase — protein sequence MNFAGEDRYSRQERFYGIGAEGQKKLAQAKVLIIGAGALGSACAETMVRSGVGKVTLVDRDYVEWSNLQRQNLFSEQDAAERIPKAVAAARRLRSVNSSVEVEGIVADITAEEISLYTRGIDLILDAADNFEVRMIVNDIAARDGIPWIYGACTGSYGISMTIVPGQSACLHCLLDSVPAGGDTCDTAGIIGPAVQMTAAYQTAEALKWLSGNVSALRGTLVSFDLWTNRYSSVDTSKLKRADCPSCGAKRTYPYLSPGSHSRTAVLCGRDTVQIRPPRPTRLDLEEWERRLSAYGRAERNPFMLSLTLDQHRMAIFPDGRVLVHGTGDPAEARSLYHRYFG from the coding sequence GTGAATTTCGCCGGAGAGGACAGATACAGCAGGCAGGAGCGGTTTTACGGAATCGGAGCCGAAGGTCAGAAGAAGCTGGCGCAGGCGAAGGTTCTGATTATTGGCGCAGGGGCGCTTGGCTCCGCATGCGCGGAGACGATGGTGCGCTCGGGTGTGGGCAAGGTGACCCTCGTCGACCGGGATTATGTGGAGTGGAGCAACCTGCAGCGTCAAAATTTGTTCAGCGAGCAGGATGCGGCTGAGCGGATTCCCAAAGCGGTAGCTGCCGCCCGCAGGCTTCGCAGCGTTAACTCCTCTGTGGAAGTTGAAGGAATCGTTGCGGATATTACAGCGGAGGAAATCAGCCTCTATACACGCGGCATAGACCTTATTCTTGATGCGGCGGACAATTTCGAGGTGCGGATGATCGTAAACGATATTGCCGCGCGGGACGGAATTCCCTGGATCTATGGCGCCTGCACCGGCAGCTACGGCATTTCAATGACGATTGTTCCAGGCCAGAGCGCCTGCCTTCACTGTCTGCTGGACAGTGTTCCAGCCGGAGGGGATACCTGCGACACGGCCGGCATAATCGGTCCCGCCGTGCAGATGACGGCTGCCTACCAGACGGCCGAAGCGCTGAAGTGGCTCTCAGGGAACGTTAGCGCGCTGCGCGGGACACTGGTCTCTTTCGATCTGTGGACGAATCGTTACTCGTCGGTGGATACGTCCAAGCTGAAGCGCGCCGACTGCCCGTCCTGCGGCGCTAAACGCACTTATCCTTATTTATCGCCGGGCAGCCATTCCAGAACGGCCGTACTCTGCGGGCGGGATACGGTGCAGATTCGCCCGCCAAGGCCGACGAGGCTTGATCTGGAGGAGTGGGAGCGGCGGCTGTCCGCCTATGGCCGGGCAGAGCGGAATCCCTTTATGCTGTCTTTGACACTGGACCAGCACCGTATGGCGATCTTTCCCGATGGACGGGTGCTCGTTCACGGAACGGGCGATCCAGCCGAAGCCCGGTCGCTGTATCACCGTTATTTTGGCTAG
- a CDS encoding response regulator transcription factor: protein MAQRLLVIEDEPTLARLLSYNLTQEGYEVAHEDHGTAGYDRAVKEHFDLIVLDLMLPGMNGIDILDKLRGQGITTPIIVLTAKNTEEDVVRGLKSGADDYMTKPFGVSELLARVSAVLRRISGISEEPQVRTGETDSTIILGQLEIYPERYEVTLGGQSINLRPKEFEVLLYLARKPGVVLTRDDLMNAVWGFDYIGGQRTVDVHVSSLRKKLELDPESVHIDSIRGVGYKLVVNKQRTPVA from the coding sequence ATGGCACAACGATTGCTTGTCATCGAAGACGAACCGACTTTGGCCCGGCTGCTTTCTTACAATCTGACACAGGAAGGCTACGAGGTGGCACATGAGGATCATGGAACGGCGGGCTATGATCGGGCGGTCAAAGAGCATTTTGATTTGATTGTGCTGGATCTCATGCTGCCGGGGATGAACGGGATTGATATTCTGGATAAACTGCGCGGTCAGGGGATAACGACGCCCATCATTGTGCTGACGGCCAAGAATACCGAAGAAGATGTCGTCCGCGGGTTGAAATCGGGAGCGGATGATTACATGACGAAGCCTTTCGGGGTATCCGAACTGCTGGCTAGAGTCAGCGCCGTACTCCGTCGCATCTCAGGTATATCGGAAGAACCGCAGGTCAGAACGGGTGAGACGGATTCCACCATTATTTTAGGCCAACTGGAGATTTATCCCGAGCGATACGAAGTTACATTGGGTGGACAGAGCATCAATCTCCGTCCCAAGGAATTTGAAGTGCTGCTGTATTTGGCCCGCAAGCCGGGTGTTGTATTGACTAGAGACGATTTGATGAACGCCGTTTGGGGGTTCGATTACATCGGCGGGCAGCGTACGGTAGATGTTCACGTCAGTTCGCTGCGCAAGAAGCTGGAACTGGACCCCGAATCGGTCCACATCGATTCCATCCGCGGAGTCGGCTACAAGCTGGTTGTCAACAAACAGAGAACTCCGGTCGCTTAA